One stretch of Microplitis mediator isolate UGA2020A chromosome 9, iyMicMedi2.1, whole genome shotgun sequence DNA includes these proteins:
- the LOC130675184 gene encoding uncharacterized protein LOC130675184 isoform X1 produces the protein MAIIKILVITISVIQAEILQFPRFKSLNNCRDYRIQCNSSNEIPCCQENNVCVKVQKDLRTYTSICLKPLKLGDLCEENVDCLMLGHAKCDEGHCDCLTNYGIPNKGTKCLPLIGGICLEDDDCSVKNTICVNNKCQCRDKYLAINNNQCKPSTLGKKCRGDLNCNNELHMKCSENEICSCKSNHTMIDNIKCVPLLDEFCWTGEKCAVNNSICFKNKCQCIKDYKALGNYMCIHTDI, from the exons ATGgccataataaaaattttggtaattaCTATCAGCGTAATTCAAGCAGAAATTCTACAATTTCCAAGATTCAAATCACTTAACAATTGCAGGGATTACCGAATACAA TGCAATTCGAGTAATGAAATTCCGTGTTGCCAAGAAAATAACGTGTGCGTGAAAGTTCAAAAAGATCTGAGGACATATACTTCCATATGTTTGAAACcgt TAAAATTGGGAGATCTCTGCGAAGAAAATGTCGATTGTTTGATGTTAGGTCATGCGAAATGTGATGAAGGTCACTGTGATTGTTTGACTAATTATGGGATACCGAATAAGGGAACCAAATGTTTGCCACTTATAGGAGGCATTTGTTTGGAAGATGATGATTGCTCTGTGAAAAATACAATATGTGTCAATAATAAGTGTCAATGCAGAGATAAATACTTAGCTATCAATAATAATCAGTGCAAAccat caaCATTAGGAAAAAAATGCAGAGgtgatttaaattgtaataatgAATTACATATGAAATGCTCAGAAAATGAAATATGTAGCTGTAAAAGTAATCATACCATGATAGATAATATAAAGTGTGTTCCGCTTTTGGATGAATTTTGTTGGACTGGCGAAAAATGTGCAGTAAATAATTCtatatgttttaaaaacaaatgtcAATGCATAAAAGATTACAAAGCACTTGGCAATTATATGTGCATTCATA CGGATATTTGA
- the LOC130675183 gene encoding uncharacterized protein LOC130675183 translates to MSVMKILLISFCVIKAEVLLFPRMKRTGNCVEYRMHCNSSNETPCCQVNNVCAPISIDRGIYTFICLKPLHLGDFCEDDVDCLMLGYARCHESYCICLTNYGIPDKGTQCLPLLGGICLEDNDCPVENSICVDTECQCKYKYIAINNNQCKPSTLGKRCKGDLNCNSELHMTCSKNKICRCQSNHTVIDNTKCVPLLDEFCWSGEKCAPINSECFNNKCKCIKNYRALENYLCIYMVNRSSSD, encoded by the exons ATGTCcgtcatgaaaattttattaattagtttttgcGTAATTAAAGCAGAGGTATTACTATTTCCAAGAATGAAGCGGACCGGAAATTGCGTGGAGTACCGGATGCAC TGTAATTCAAGTAATGAAACTCCGTGTTGTCAAGTAAATAATGTGTGCGCACCAATTTCAATCGATCGTGGCATATATACTTTCATATGTTTGAAACCGT TACACTTAGGAGATTTTTGCGAAGACGACGTCGATTGTTTGATGTTAGGTTATGCAAGATGTCATGAAAGTTACTGTATTTGTTTGACTAATTATGGGATACCAGATAAGGGAACACAATGTTTGCCACTTCTAGGAGGCATTTGTTTGGAAGATAATGATTGCCCAGTGGAAAATAGTATATGTGTTGATACTGAGTGTCAATgcaaatataaatacatagctatcaataataatcaatGCAAACCat caACATTAGGAAAAAGATGCAAAGGTGATTTGAATTGTAATAGTGAATTGCACATGACATgctcaaaaaacaaaatatgtaGGTGTCAAAGTAATCATACCGTGATAGATAATACAAAGTGTGTTCCGCTTTTGGATGAATTTTGTTGGAGTGGAGAAAAATGTGCACCAATTAATTCTgaatgttttaataataaatgcaagtgcatcaaaaattacagagcacttgaaaattatttgtgcATTTATA TGGTAAATCGAAGTAGCAGTGACTGA
- the LOC130675184 gene encoding uncharacterized protein LOC130675184 isoform X2, protein MYIVIQAEILQFPRFKSLNNCRDYRIQCNSSNEIPCCQENNVCVKVQKDLRTYTSICLKPLKLGDLCEENVDCLMLGHAKCDEGHCDCLTNYGIPNKGTKCLPLIGGICLEDDDCSVKNTICVNNKCQCRDKYLAINNNQCKPSTLGKKCRGDLNCNNELHMKCSENEICSCKSNHTMIDNIKCVPLLDEFCWTGEKCAVNNSICFKNKCQCIKDYKALGNYMCIHTDI, encoded by the exons atgtatat CGTAATTCAAGCAGAAATTCTACAATTTCCAAGATTCAAATCACTTAACAATTGCAGGGATTACCGAATACAA TGCAATTCGAGTAATGAAATTCCGTGTTGCCAAGAAAATAACGTGTGCGTGAAAGTTCAAAAAGATCTGAGGACATATACTTCCATATGTTTGAAACcgt TAAAATTGGGAGATCTCTGCGAAGAAAATGTCGATTGTTTGATGTTAGGTCATGCGAAATGTGATGAAGGTCACTGTGATTGTTTGACTAATTATGGGATACCGAATAAGGGAACCAAATGTTTGCCACTTATAGGAGGCATTTGTTTGGAAGATGATGATTGCTCTGTGAAAAATACAATATGTGTCAATAATAAGTGTCAATGCAGAGATAAATACTTAGCTATCAATAATAATCAGTGCAAAccat caaCATTAGGAAAAAAATGCAGAGgtgatttaaattgtaataatgAATTACATATGAAATGCTCAGAAAATGAAATATGTAGCTGTAAAAGTAATCATACCATGATAGATAATATAAAGTGTGTTCCGCTTTTGGATGAATTTTGTTGGACTGGCGAAAAATGTGCAGTAAATAATTCtatatgttttaaaaacaaatgtcAATGCATAAAAGATTACAAAGCACTTGGCAATTATATGTGCATTCATA CGGATATTTGA